In the Oncorhynchus keta strain PuntledgeMale-10-30-2019 chromosome 29, Oket_V2, whole genome shotgun sequence genome, one interval contains:
- the LOC118362212 gene encoding calcium-binding protein P-like isoform X1 — MDFSLADAIADDVPGQAEKAANPNPSAPNAPPPTNPGWPGAAPGAPTQPSAPGGFPGGPQSGPRAPGQFPGSQGSFSSGPGAPGQYPGAPSAPGGFPPGPGVPAQYPAGPGAPGQCPAGPGAPGQYPAGPGAPGQYPAGPGAPGQYPAGPGAPGQYPAGPGAPGQYPAGPGAPGQYPAGPGAPGQYPAGPGAPGQYPAGPGAPGQYPAGPGAPGQYPAGPGAPGQYPAGPGAPGQYPPGPGAPGQFPGAPMQYPSGPFQTSPGAPTGPYPNVPYPGAQPGGGMYGPGGPGAAFSPAGGTFPGGAFPPIPPGSWGPRGGGGFPSQPGHPGPMGPYGGQAAPGGMLPRHNIPYPPHF; from the exons CTGGCAGATGCCATAGCTGACGATGTCCCGGGCCAAGCTGAGAAAGCGGCTAACCCCAACCCATCCGCCCCCAACGCCCCTCCGCCCACTAACCCAGGATGGCCTGGTGCGGCCCCCGGAGCCCCCACACAGCCCTCTGCTCCTGGGGGATTCCCTGGGGGGCCACAGTCTGGTCCAAGGGCCCCAGGGCAGTTCCCTGGAAGTCAAGGATCCTTCTCTTCCGGTCCCGGAGCACCAGGGCAGTATCCTGGAGCTCCCTCTGCCCCTGGTGGGTTCCCGCCCGGCCCAGGGGTACCGGCACAGTACCCAGCTGGGCCTGGAGCCCCGGGACAGTGCCCAGCTGGACCTGGAGCCCCGGGACAGTACCCAGCTGGACCAGGAGCTCCGGGGCAGTACCCAGCTGGGCCTGGAGCCCCGGGACAGTACCCAGCTGGACCTGGAGCCCCGGGACAGTACCCAGCTGGGCCAGGAGCCCCGGGACAGTACCCAGCTGGACCTGGAGCCCCAGGACAGTACCCAGCTGGGCCAGGAGCCCCGGGACAGTACCCAGCTGGACCTGGAGCCCCGGGACAGTACCCAGCTGGACCTGGAGCCCCAGGACAGTACCCAGCTGGGCCAGGAGCTCCGGGGCAGTACCCAGCTGGACCTGGAGCCCCAGGACAGTACCCAGCTGGACCTGGAGCCCCAGGACAGTACCCACCCGGGCCTGGAGCCCCTGGACAGTTCCCTGGAGCCCCCATGCAGTACCCGTCTGGACCCTTCCAAACTAGCCCCGGAGCACCAACAGGACCCTACCCCAATGTGCCTTACCCAGGAGCCCAGCCTGGTGGGGGGATGTATGGGCCTGGAGGTCCAGGAGCTGCCTTCTCTCCTGCAGGAGGCACCTTCCCTGGTGGAGCCTTCCCTCCCATCCCCCCTGGATCATGGGGTCCTCGCGGTGGTGGAGGCTTCCCTTCCCAACCCGGCCACCCAGGGCCCATGGGACCATACGGGGGGCAAGCAGCTCCAGGAGGCATGCTG CCCAGACATAATATACCATATCCACCACATTTTTGA
- the LOC118362212 gene encoding calcium-binding protein P-like isoform X2: MDFSLADAIADDVPGQAEKAANPNPSAPNAPPPTNPGWPGAAPGAPTQPSAPGGFPGGPQSGPRAPGQFPGSQGSFSSGPGAPGQYPGAPSAPGGFPPGPGVPAQYPAGPGAPGQCPAGPGAPGQYPAGPGAPGQYPAGPGAPGQYPAGPGAPGQYPAGPGAPGQYPAGPGAPGQYPAGPGAPGQYPAGPGAPGQYPAGPGAPGQYPAGPGAPGQYPAGPGAPGQYPAGPGAPGQYPPGPGAPGQFPGAPMQYPSGPFQTSPGAPTGPYPNVPYPGAQPGGGMYGPGGPGAAFSPAGGTFPGGAFPPIPPGSWGPRGGGGFPSQPGHPGPMGPYGGQAAPGGMLKQHCNNIILV; the protein is encoded by the exons CTGGCAGATGCCATAGCTGACGATGTCCCGGGCCAAGCTGAGAAAGCGGCTAACCCCAACCCATCCGCCCCCAACGCCCCTCCGCCCACTAACCCAGGATGGCCTGGTGCGGCCCCCGGAGCCCCCACACAGCCCTCTGCTCCTGGGGGATTCCCTGGGGGGCCACAGTCTGGTCCAAGGGCCCCAGGGCAGTTCCCTGGAAGTCAAGGATCCTTCTCTTCCGGTCCCGGAGCACCAGGGCAGTATCCTGGAGCTCCCTCTGCCCCTGGTGGGTTCCCGCCCGGCCCAGGGGTACCGGCACAGTACCCAGCTGGGCCTGGAGCCCCGGGACAGTGCCCAGCTGGACCTGGAGCCCCGGGACAGTACCCAGCTGGACCAGGAGCTCCGGGGCAGTACCCAGCTGGGCCTGGAGCCCCGGGACAGTACCCAGCTGGACCTGGAGCCCCGGGACAGTACCCAGCTGGGCCAGGAGCCCCGGGACAGTACCCAGCTGGACCTGGAGCCCCAGGACAGTACCCAGCTGGGCCAGGAGCCCCGGGACAGTACCCAGCTGGACCTGGAGCCCCGGGACAGTACCCAGCTGGACCTGGAGCCCCAGGACAGTACCCAGCTGGGCCAGGAGCTCCGGGGCAGTACCCAGCTGGACCTGGAGCCCCAGGACAGTACCCAGCTGGACCTGGAGCCCCAGGACAGTACCCACCCGGGCCTGGAGCCCCTGGACAGTTCCCTGGAGCCCCCATGCAGTACCCGTCTGGACCCTTCCAAACTAGCCCCGGAGCACCAACAGGACCCTACCCCAATGTGCCTTACCCAGGAGCCCAGCCTGGTGGGGGGATGTATGGGCCTGGAGGTCCAGGAGCTGCCTTCTCTCCTGCAGGAGGCACCTTCCCTGGTGGAGCCTTCCCTCCCATCCCCCCTGGATCATGGGGTCCTCGCGGTGGTGGAGGCTTCCCTTCCCAACCCGGCCACCCAGGGCCCATGGGACCATACGGGGGGCAAGCAGCTCCAGGAGGCATGCTG AAACAGCACTGCAATAACATTATACTGGTCTGA